The region GCGAACGGATCTTGGCGCACGAGCGGGCTTCTTCGCCGAGCGGAATCGTATCGGTGACAACGAGTTCGTCGAGTGCCGAAGCTGCAATACGCTCGCCCGCACCGCCCGACAAAACCGGGTGGGTGGCGTAAGCGAACACCTGCTTCGCACCGCGTTCCTTCAAAACCTGAGCCGCCTTGCAAAGCGTGCCTGCGGTGTCGACCATGTCGTCCATGATCACGCAGGTGCGGCCTTCGACTTCACCGATGATGTTCATCACTTCGGCAACGTTCGCCTTCGGGCGGCGTTTGTCGATGATCGCGAGATCGCAATTCAGTTGCTTGGCCAATGCACGGGCACGCACCACGCCGCCGACGTCCGGCGAAACGACCAGCAGGTTCTCGTAGTTCTGCTTGCGCAGATCGCCGAGCAGCACGGGCGTAGCGTAGATATTGTCGACCGGGATGTCGAAGAAGCCTTGAATCTGGTCGGCGTGCAGATCCATCGTAATGATCCGCTCGACACCGGCGATTTCCAGCATGTTCGCCACGATCTTCGCCGAGATGGCGACGCGCGCCGAACGCGGGCGTCGATCTTGACGGGCATAGCCAAAGTAGGGGATGGCTGCGGTGATCCGACCGGCTGATGCGCGCTTGAGCGCATCGACCATGATCATCAGTTCCATTAGATTGTCGTTCGCCGGTGCGCACGTGGATTGCAGGACGAAGACATCCTTGCCACGCACGTTTTCCTGAATCTCGACTTGGATTTCACCGTCCGAGAAACGGCTGACCATTGCTTTGCCGAGGGGAATACCGAGGATTTTGACGACTTCCTGTGCAAGCGCGGGATTTGCGTTGCCAGTAAAAACCATCAGGCCGTCATGGCTGCTCATCATGCACCTACTTCAGGCTGGGGGCGAGGGAAATGCGAGAATTTTTGGCAGGGGAGGAAGGAGTCGAACCTTCGAATGCCGGAATCAAAATCCGGTGCCTTAACCAACTTGGCGACTCCCCTACACTAACTTTGAGCTTCACCGAACGAGGGAACGTTCGACGAGGCAAAACTTATGACGCGAAAGCAAAGAGTGGATGCTGATCGAGACTTGCAGTCACCGCGCTGTTCCATTCGCCCGGCAGTTTGGCTTGCGCCGCTTCTGCTTCAGCTTTACTACGAAACGCTGCAAATACACTTGCACCTGATCCAGACATCCGCGCGGGTGCGATGGTTTCAAACCACCGCAGCACTTGCGCTACTTCCGCGTATTTTCCCACGACAACCTGCTGCATGTCATTCCGGCCGAAACTTTCTGGCCATTCAGTGTTGCAGCTAAGTTCTGCAGGAAAGTCCGTAATTATGAGGGGTTTCGAATCTCTTGTCAACGCTTTTTCGGAGAAAATCGCTGCAGTCGGAACGTGAACCCTCGGCGTAACTACTAGGAAATGACGCGGCGGCAATTGTACAACGTCCAAAGCTTCTCCGACACCCTGTGCGAACGCATTTTTTCCAAAAATAAAAAATGGCACGTCCGCACCGAGTTTCAACGCCAGCGCCTGCAACTCCAGTCGCGGCAAATCGAGTTTCCAGAGACGGTTCAGCGCGAGCAGCGTGGTGGCCGCATCGGAGCTGCCGCCGCCGAGACCCGCGCCCATCGGCAGGCGCTTTTCGATTTCGATATCGACACCCTCGGGAGAGCCCGCATGCGCCTTCAGGAGTTTTGCTGCGCGCACGGTGAGGTCGTGTTCCGGCGGCACGTCGGCGATTTCGGTGCTGCGCGTGATGAGGCCGTCGTCGCGCCGCTTGAAGTGCAGGGTGTCGCCCCAGTCGAGCAACTGGAAGACGGTTTGCAGCGTGTGATAGCCATCCGGCCGGCGGCCGGTGATGTGCAGGAAGAGGTTGAGTTTCGCTGGCGCGAGGCAATCGCGTAGCGAATCGGTCGTTTCAATCATGAGTCAGGGCTACATGCGCCATAGCGGCGCGCAAGAGGCGGCAAGGGTTACGCGAACAGGCGCGACTATTGATCCAGCACGAGCTTGATGTCGAGCGGCGGTTCCGAGCGGCTCAGGTTCAAGCGCTTCACGCCGGTGGCCGGCGCGTCGGCATACGCCAGGTAATCGATCGTCCAGCCGTCCTGCGTGATCTGTTTCAGGCGCGACGGCTGCTCCGGATCATTCTCGGTCCTGGCGCGTGACGTCGGCGCCGGCGAAGGCTGCAGCCAGTAGCGCAGCCCTTCGACCGGGAGCGCGAAGCCGAGCGCGTTCTGCATCAGCGTGGAGACGTTGTCGGCGGTGAGCGGTTGACGGTTCGGCAGCTCGAGCGTGGCAGACGCCGGCGACGAAGTTACGATCGCCAGTGTCTGGCCGAGCGGATTGCGCAATTGCAGGGTGACCGTGTCACCCGTTTCCTGCCAGGTGAAGTTGCCATAGGCATTGCGCTGCTGGCCGTTCTGATCGTTGTACTGGACTGCGAAACGGCCTTGATAAGCGCGCGTGGTCTGCGCCGTGACGGATGTCGCCGCATTCGACGTGGACGGCCCCAGCGGCTTCACCGATGCACAACCGGCCAATGCGACAACCGCTGCCGCTACGAATCCGAGCGCCGCGCCACGCGGCGCCCGGGGATAGGAGATCAAGCGGGAAAGACGCATCAAAGATCGTTCACCTGAAGACGTTGCAGCGTTTTGACCAGCGTGTCGTTGTCCGGTTCGAGCTTGCGCGCGTCGCGGAAAGCGGCGCGAGCCTGATCCTGCGCGCCGGTTTTCCACAACACTTCGCCGAGGTGCGCGCCGATTTCGGCGTTCGGCTGGAGCTCGTAAGCTTTGCGCAACAGCTTGATTGCGTCCGACGTATCGCCCATCCGGTACTTGACCCAGCCGACGCTGTCCATGATGAAGGCGTCGTTCGGCGCCAGCGACGAGGCCTTCTCGACCAGCTTATCCGCTTCCGACAGGCGCTGATTGCGATCGGCCAGCGAATAGCCCAGCGCGTTGTACGCCTGCGGGTTGTCTGGTTGCGTCTGGATCAGCTTGCGCAGTTGCGCTTCCATGACATCGTAGTGGCCGGTTTTTTCGGCGGCCATGGCGTAGTCGTAGGTGAGATCGGGATCGTCAGGGAAGTCGGCCGTTGCTTGTTGCAGGCGAGTTTCTGCCTCCGGGTAGCGCTTCGCGTCGAACAGGATGGCCGCGTCAGTACGTGCAATCAGCGCCTGGTCGCGCGGATCGGGGGCCGGAAGGCCGGCCAGCAGTTTGCGCGCGTCTTCAGTCTTGCCCTGCTTGGCGAGTAATTGGGCGCGCGTAATCTGCGCCGGCACGAATTGCTGGCTCGACGGGGAAATCTTGTTGAGCCAGTCGCTCGCCGCCGCTTCGTTCTTCTGTTCGAGCGACAGTTGCGCAAGATAGATATACGCCTGGCCCGGATCGGCACCCGGTGTTTTTTCAGCCTGCTGCGCGTACTGTCTCAGGTAGGTCTGCGCGTCGTTGAAATTCTTCTGCTGGATCTTGATCAGCGCGAGCGCCATCATTGGCGTGAGGTCGGCCGCGTTGTTCTTGTGCATGATCTCGAACTGCTTCTGCGCGTCGTCCAGACGGTCGCTCGCGAGATACATCTGCGCGAGCGCGAGACGTGCGTCATGCGATTTCGGATTCTGCTGCACATACCTTTCGAGCGACGCGATCCCTTCCTTACGCTCCTCCGGGCCCATCTGCGACAGTGTCAGCGCAGCCGGCAAATAGTCCGGCTTGAGCGTGAGCGCCTGTTCGAGCGACTTGCGCGCGCCCGGCGCGTCGTCGGAAACGAGTTGCTGGCGTGCGATGGCCAGTTGCGCCTCCGGCCGGTTCAGGTCGTTTTTCAGCAAGTCTTGCAGTACATGCAAGCCGCCGATCCGGTTCGGACCGCGCGAGAGCAGCAGTTGCAACGCCAGAATCGCGCTGCCGCGATTGTCGGCGGGAACCTTCGCGAGTTCACCGGCGAGGATCGGCGCGGCGTCATCAGGCTTGCCGGACAACACGAGTAGTGACGCGTCGAGTTGCGCGGCGCGTTCCGAATTCGGCGCATACTGCTGCCACAATTGCGCGGCGGCCAAAGCGTCCGACGGGCTTTGCGCGGCCAGCGCGATTTCCGTGGCGCGCTGCGCCATGCGCGGATCGTGCGTATCGCGCGCGAGCGCGAGGTAGGTCTGGTAGGCGGGTGCGGGCTGGTCGCGTTGCAGCGCGACTTCAGCGGCGAGCACCTGGAATACGATCTGGCTGGACAGCGGCACGCTCGGCAGAGACTTCTGGTCTTCTGCCGTCGCCGGGCCGAGCGGGTCCGGCAGGGTGACGGACGTGTCATCCGAGTCTGGCGAAGGATCCTGCGCGTGCGCGGGCACGGCCGCCAGCGCCCAGACGGCGAGCGCGGCAGCGCCGAGCATACGTCGAGCGGACACGGCGTGCGGCGCGCAGGATGCGCTAGCCGGGCGCTTCGAAAACAGCTTCACGAAGGACAGGTTCATGGAAATCCGTTCAATGTTTCGGACGATTGTAACGCGCTCGCTACAATAAGCGCACAACCACTCACGCAAGTTGCAGACCAGTTAGACATGCCAGAGTTGCCAGAAGTTGAGGTTACCCGAAGGGGAATCGAACCGTATGTGTCCGGGCGCAAGGTTGAACGCGTCGATGTGCGTACGCCCGCATTGCGTTGGCCGATTCCGGCAGACCTTGCGAAAACCTTGCGTGGCAGCGTGGTGCGCAAGGTCGAGCGGCGCGGCAAGTATCTTCTGTTCGAAATCGACGCCGGCTGGTTCATTGTGCATCTGGGCATGACCGGCACGCTGCGTGTGCTGCGCCATGTGCCGCATCCGCCCGCCGCGGCGAAACACGATCACGTCGACTGGATTTTCGACGAATTCATTTTGCGCTATCGCGACCCGAGGCGCTTCGGCGCGGTGCTGTGGCACCCGCGCGAAGCCGGCGACGTTCTCGAACATCCGCTGCTCGCGGGTCTTGGTGTCGAACCGTTTTCGCCGGTGTTTTCCGGCGCGTTGATGCACCGGCTCACACGTGGGCGCAAGGTGTCGGTGAAGCAGGCGTTGCTGGCAGGGGAGATCGTGGTCGGCGTGGGTAATATCTACGCATCCGAAAGCCTCTTCCGCGCCGGTATCCGGCCCACCACCGCAGCGGGCCGCGTGTCGCTCGTGCGCTACGAGCTGCTGGCGGACGCGGTGCGCGTCACGCTCGCCGCAGCGATCGAGAAGGGCGGCAGCACGCTGCGCGATTTCGTCGGCAGCGATGGCGAAAGCGGTTACTTCCAGCTCGACTATTTCGTCTATGATCGCGCGGGGCTGCCATGCCGCGTATGTGGAACGCCGATCAAACAGATCGTGCAGGGGCAGCGTTCTACGTATTTCTGTCCCACCTGCCAGCGCTAAATTTTCAATGCCATCTCGTTTAAGTCCGTCCGCCCCGTCCGCTGCGCCTACTTTTCCGGTTATGTCTGATTTTTCCGCGCGGCTGATTGCATGGCAGCGCCAGCATGGCCGTCATGACCTGCCATGGCAGAACACGCGCGATCCATACCGTATCTGGCTGTCTGAAATCATGCTGCAGCAGACCCAGGTATCGACGGTGATTCCGTACTACGCAAGGTTCCTTGCGCGTTGTCCGGATGTCGCCTCGCTCGCCGCCGCGCCGGCAGACGACGTGATGGCGTTGTGGGCCGGCCTTGGCTATTACTCGCGTGCGCGCAATCTGCATCGCTGCGCGCAGGTGGTCGTCGAGCAGCATGGCGGTGCGTTTCCTGCATCGGCCGACGAACTCGCTGAATTGCCGGGCATCGGCCGCTCGACGGCGGCGGCGATCGCCTCTTTCGCATTCGGCGCACGCGCGACGATTCTCGACGGCAACGTGAAGCGCGTGTTGGCGCGCGTATTCGGTGTCGAAGGCTTTCCGGGTGAAAAGAAAGTCGAGAATGCGATGTGGACGCTGGCGGAATCGCTGTTGCCGTCCAACGCATCGAACGACGATGTCAGTGCGTACACGCAAGGCTTGATGGACCTCGGCGCAACGTTGTGTGTGCGCGGTAAGCCGGACTGCCTGCGCTGCCCGTTCGCCGCCGACTGCGTGGCCAACGTGACCGGACGTCAGCGTGAACTACCCACGGCACGACCGAAGAAAGCTGTGCCGACGCGCCGCACGTGGATGCTGGTGCTACGCGACGGTAACGCCGTGATGCTGGAAAAGCGTCCGCCGTCAGGCATCTGGGGCGGCTTGTGGAGCCTGCCCGAAGCCGCCGACGAAGCCGAGCTCGCCGAGCGTGCGCGCGCCTTCGGTGGCGACGGAGCGGTCGCGCCACTCGCGCCGCTTACGCACGTCTTCACGCATTTCAAGCTGAATATCGAGCCGCGGCTCGCTGAACTGGATCGCGGTGTGGGCGCATTGGCTGTGCTTAACGACGCGGACACCGCATGGGTCGCGTTAAGCGATCTCGACTCGTTTGGTGTGCCCGCGCCGGTGCGCAAACTGCTGGATGGCTTGCAGGGCTCGTTGATCTAAGCAATCCGCTAAAGCGCGGGCACTTAAAGCAACTGATGCTGCTGCATATAGTGATGAACCACGTCGATTCGCGCGCCGGCGTCCTGCAATTCCATTAGCTTTTGTCTCGCGCGAAGGGCGACCGGCAACACTTCCGCGAGCCGGTTCGATACCCACGACGGATCTTCCAGCCTGAACGGCTCCGCGAACGGCAAGCTTTCCGGATCGCGTTCGCGGATCGTTGCGATGATCCGTTCGAGCACTTCCGCGCACGCGCCGAATTTGGCCAGTTGCTCATTGCCCTCGAGCGGGATGTCTTCTCCGAGCGGCTCCGCCATGCCGACCAGCAAGCCGCTCGTCTCCACGCGATGCGACAGCAGGCGAAATCGCCGCGTGCCGCGCGCCCGAATCAGCAGCATGCCGAAGGCTTCGACATCGCACTCTTCGATTTCGGCGAGACAGCCAATGGCTTCAGGCACCGAAGGCTCTTCGGCGCGCGCCACTTCGGCGCCGCTTTTCAGCAGACACACGCCGAACGGCGTTTTGTCA is a window of Paraburkholderia phytofirmans OLGA172 DNA encoding:
- a CDS encoding ribose-phosphate pyrophosphokinase; the protein is MSSHDGLMVFTGNANPALAQEVVKILGIPLGKAMVSRFSDGEIQVEIQENVRGKDVFVLQSTCAPANDNLMELMIMVDALKRASAGRITAAIPYFGYARQDRRPRSARVAISAKIVANMLEIAGVERIITMDLHADQIQGFFDIPVDNIYATPVLLGDLRKQNYENLLVVSPDVGGVVRARALAKQLNCDLAIIDKRRPKANVAEVMNIIGEVEGRTCVIMDDMVDTAGTLCKAAQVLKERGAKQVFAYATHPVLSGGAGERIAASALDELVVTDTIPLGEEARSCAKIRSLTSAGLLAETFSRIRRGDSVMSLFAES
- the ispE gene encoding 4-(cytidine 5'-diphospho)-2-C-methyl-D-erythritol kinase, coding for MIETTDSLRDCLAPAKLNLFLHITGRRPDGYHTLQTVFQLLDWGDTLHFKRRDDGLITRSTEIADVPPEHDLTVRAAKLLKAHAGSPEGVDIEIEKRLPMGAGLGGGSSDAATTLLALNRLWKLDLPRLELQALALKLGADVPFFIFGKNAFAQGVGEALDVVQLPPRHFLVVTPRVHVPTAAIFSEKALTRDSKPLIITDFPAELSCNTEWPESFGRNDMQQVVVGKYAEVAQVLRWFETIAPARMSGSGASVFAAFRSKAEAEAAQAKLPGEWNSAVTASLDQHPLFAFAS
- the lolB gene encoding lipoprotein insertase outer membrane protein LolB, which translates into the protein MRLSRLISYPRAPRGAALGFVAAAVVALAGCASVKPLGPSTSNAATSVTAQTTRAYQGRFAVQYNDQNGQQRNAYGNFTWQETGDTVTLQLRNPLGQTLAIVTSSPASATLELPNRQPLTADNVSTLMQNALGFALPVEGLRYWLQPSPAPTSRARTENDPEQPSRLKQITQDGWTIDYLAYADAPATGVKRLNLSRSEPPLDIKLVLDQ
- a CDS encoding tetratricopeptide repeat protein, with the translated sequence MNLSFVKLFSKRPASASCAPHAVSARRMLGAAALAVWALAAVPAHAQDPSPDSDDTSVTLPDPLGPATAEDQKSLPSVPLSSQIVFQVLAAEVALQRDQPAPAYQTYLALARDTHDPRMAQRATEIALAAQSPSDALAAAQLWQQYAPNSERAAQLDASLLVLSGKPDDAAPILAGELAKVPADNRGSAILALQLLLSRGPNRIGGLHVLQDLLKNDLNRPEAQLAIARQQLVSDDAPGARKSLEQALTLKPDYLPAALTLSQMGPEERKEGIASLERYVQQNPKSHDARLALAQMYLASDRLDDAQKQFEIMHKNNAADLTPMMALALIKIQQKNFNDAQTYLRQYAQQAEKTPGADPGQAYIYLAQLSLEQKNEAAASDWLNKISPSSQQFVPAQITRAQLLAKQGKTEDARKLLAGLPAPDPRDQALIARTDAAILFDAKRYPEAETRLQQATADFPDDPDLTYDYAMAAEKTGHYDVMEAQLRKLIQTQPDNPQAYNALGYSLADRNQRLSEADKLVEKASSLAPNDAFIMDSVGWVKYRMGDTSDAIKLLRKAYELQPNAEIGAHLGEVLWKTGAQDQARAAFRDARKLEPDNDTLVKTLQRLQVNDL
- the mutM gene encoding bifunctional DNA-formamidopyrimidine glycosylase/DNA-(apurinic or apyrimidinic site) lyase; the encoded protein is MPELPEVEVTRRGIEPYVSGRKVERVDVRTPALRWPIPADLAKTLRGSVVRKVERRGKYLLFEIDAGWFIVHLGMTGTLRVLRHVPHPPAAAKHDHVDWIFDEFILRYRDPRRFGAVLWHPREAGDVLEHPLLAGLGVEPFSPVFSGALMHRLTRGRKVSVKQALLAGEIVVGVGNIYASESLFRAGIRPTTAAGRVSLVRYELLADAVRVTLAAAIEKGGSTLRDFVGSDGESGYFQLDYFVYDRAGLPCRVCGTPIKQIVQGQRSTYFCPTCQR
- the mutY gene encoding A/G-specific adenine glycosylase; the protein is MPSRLSPSAPSAAPTFPVMSDFSARLIAWQRQHGRHDLPWQNTRDPYRIWLSEIMLQQTQVSTVIPYYARFLARCPDVASLAAAPADDVMALWAGLGYYSRARNLHRCAQVVVEQHGGAFPASADELAELPGIGRSTAAAIASFAFGARATILDGNVKRVLARVFGVEGFPGEKKVENAMWTLAESLLPSNASNDDVSAYTQGLMDLGATLCVRGKPDCLRCPFAADCVANVTGRQRELPTARPKKAVPTRRTWMLVLRDGNAVMLEKRPPSGIWGGLWSLPEAADEAELAERARAFGGDGAVAPLAPLTHVFTHFKLNIEPRLAELDRGVGALAVLNDADTAWVALSDLDSFGVPAPVRKLLDGLQGSLI
- a CDS encoding LON peptidase substrate-binding domain-containing protein; the protein is MPSTSTVLADVPLFPLHTVLFPDGLLPLKIFEARYLDMARDCLRDKTPFGVCLLKSGAEVARAEEPSVPEAIGCLAEIEECDVEAFGMLLIRARGTRRFRLLSHRVETSGLLVGMAEPLGEDIPLEGNEQLAKFGACAEVLERIIATIRERDPESLPFAEPFRLEDPSWVSNRLAEVLPVALRARQKLMELQDAGARIDVVHHYMQQHQLL